From a single Arenicella xantha genomic region:
- a CDS encoding MAPEG family protein — protein MIQIETYYITVLTIGIVGFLSLVQLLVADLTAIKQKHTPGYPINPDHENFLFRATRAHSNLNESIAIFILFALFGILSSCSPYWLNVFSSIYLISRILYMSFYYANLKLARSASFGLSAIGLLGMFVVSIAKWL, from the coding sequence ATGATACAAATTGAAACGTACTACATCACAGTTTTAACTATTGGCATCGTCGGTTTTCTATCTTTAGTTCAGTTATTAGTCGCTGATTTAACTGCCATTAAACAAAAACATACGCCTGGATATCCGATAAATCCAGACCATGAAAATTTCCTATTTAGAGCTACAAGGGCACATTCTAATTTAAACGAAAGCATTGCAATATTTATTCTCTTTGCATTGTTTGGCATATTATCTTCATGCAGCCCTTATTGGTTAAATGTTTTTTCTTCAATATATTTAATTAGCCGAATTTTATATATGTCATTTTATTACGCTAACCTTAAATTAGCACGTAGCGCTTCCTTTGGTTTAAGTGCTATAGGCCTATTAGGTATGTTCGTAGTATCAATTGCCAAATGGTTGTGA